From Fusobacterium sp. SYSU M8D902, the proteins below share one genomic window:
- a CDS encoding iron ABC transporter permease, producing MVWKESKMIIEKKFNWILLLILIVTIFFSLFYGSVKVPIGEIIKVLFNQLGGFDFPVEKKSFTSIVFYVRLPRVLIGVIVGGALAICGCTMQSLLKNPIADSSIVGISSGASLGAIIAISLGITGHSLFVMPILAIVMALFVAGLVYGLASLKGRTDNLLLILSGIAVSSFVGSISSLLLTTMVEAQLKEYIFWSIGSLSGRRWEHFNLAIVPISILIFLLTHYGKELNILLLGDEEAKALGIDIKSLRKRILIIVSLITSISVCISGNIGFVGLIIPHILRKLIGSDNRKLLKTSFLAGAFFITLCDLISRTLFAPVEVGVGIITAIVGAPYFIYLIIKIRKNGERI from the coding sequence ATGGTTTGGAAAGAGAGCAAGATGATAATCGAAAAGAAATTTAATTGGATACTTTTATTAATATTAATAGTAACAATTTTTTTCTCACTTTTTTATGGAAGTGTTAAAGTTCCGATAGGAGAGATAATAAAAGTATTATTTAATCAACTAGGCGGTTTTGATTTTCCGGTGGAGAAAAAAAGTTTTACTTCAATAGTTTTTTATGTGAGGTTGCCAAGAGTATTGATAGGTGTAATTGTAGGAGGAGCTTTGGCAATATGTGGTTGTACTATGCAAAGTTTATTAAAAAATCCTATAGCAGATTCAAGTATAGTTGGAATATCAAGTGGAGCTAGTTTGGGGGCGATAATAGCAATATCTTTAGGAATAACAGGACATTCTCTCTTTGTTATGCCAATATTGGCAATAGTTATGGCATTATTTGTAGCTGGGCTAGTGTATGGATTAGCTTCGTTAAAAGGAAGAACAGATAATTTACTTTTAATACTTTCAGGGATAGCCGTAAGTAGCTTTGTTGGTTCTATTTCATCCTTACTTTTAACAACTATGGTGGAAGCACAGCTAAAAGAATATATATTTTGGTCTATTGGAAGTTTAAGTGGAAGAAGATGGGAACATTTCAACTTAGCTATAGTTCCTATTTCTATTTTAATTTTTCTATTGACACATTATGGAAAGGAATTAAATATTTTATTATTAGGAGATGAAGAAGCAAAGGCATTAGGTATTGATATTAAAAGTTTAAGAAAAAGAATTTTGATTATAGTTTCTTTAATAACCTCCATATCAGTTTGTATAAGTGGAAACATTGGATTTGTTGGGTTAATAATTCCACATATTTTGAGAAAGTTAATAGGTTCTGACAATAGAAAACTTTTGAAAACCTCTTTTTTAGCTGGCGCTTTTTTTATTACATTATGTGATTTAATATCTCGGACATTATTTGCACCTGTAGAAGTGGGAGTTGGTATAATTACAGCAATAGTTGGAGCTCCCTACTTTATCTATTTAATTATAAAAATAAGAAAAAATGGTGAAAGAATATGA
- a CDS encoding TIM barrel protein yields the protein MYKLLNICDFLKNDELEKNYDKYRKYGIDYFELIKYSDVDNKPLKDKIKGYHLRFFPTWLDLYLCNQKEIFSRLIDENTIRGLCGGITKEEMLDYYRKELEIAKELEVEYVVLHACNIDIFESMTYNFRFSDRQILEKTVEFINEIFNEEKYSFTLLLENLWWPGLKLNNYEEVDYLVKNIRYKNIGFMLDTGHMLNTNLELKNSNEAVEYILENINRLKEYKELIYGVHLNYSLSGDYVKNSIENNLNKELRVDEVLQNIYYHISKIDYHDPFENSGVREILKKLPLKYLVLELLGKTQEEIEEKIKRQQKFL from the coding sequence ATGTATAAATTATTAAATATTTGTGATTTTTTGAAAAATGATGAATTAGAGAAAAATTATGATAAATATAGAAAATATGGAATAGATTATTTTGAGCTCATAAAATATAGTGATGTAGATAATAAACCATTAAAAGATAAAATTAAGGGCTATCATTTGAGATTTTTTCCAACTTGGTTAGATCTTTATTTATGCAATCAGAAAGAGATTTTTTCTAGACTCATAGATGAAAATACAATCAGAGGGTTGTGTGGTGGAATCACGAAGGAAGAGATGTTAGATTATTATAGGAAAGAACTTGAAATAGCTAAAGAATTGGAAGTTGAATATGTAGTACTCCATGCTTGTAATATAGATATATTTGAAAGTATGACTTATAATTTTAGATTTTCTGACAGGCAGATTTTAGAGAAGACAGTAGAGTTTATAAACGAGATTTTTAATGAGGAAAAATATTCATTTACTTTACTTTTGGAGAACTTATGGTGGCCAGGCCTAAAACTAAACAATTATGAAGAAGTAGATTATTTGGTGAAAAATATAAGATATAAAAATATTGGTTTTATGTTGGATACAGGTCATATGCTAAATACAAATTTGGAATTAAAAAATTCTAATGAAGCAGTGGAGTATATATTAGAAAATATCAATAGATTAAAAGAGTATAAAGAATTGATATATGGAGTTCATTTGAATTACTCATTATCAGGAGATTATGTAAAAAATAGTATAGAAAATAATTTGAATAAAGAATTAAGAGTAGATGAAGTATTACAAAATATCTATTATCATATAAGTAAAATAGATTACCATGATCCTTTTGAAAATAGTGGAGTAAGAGAGATATTAAAAAAATTACCATTGAAATATTTAGTCTTAGAATTATTAGGAAAAACTCAAGAGGAAATTGAAGAGAAAATAAAAAGGCAACAAAAGTTTTTATAG
- a CDS encoding isoamylase: MFSVDFGFPVLGANVLDTGINFGIYCKNKKNIVLNIFDSADDTTPAIVLKLDEKLNKTGDIWHIFLREGKEGVIYSWNIDDALDLLDPYALSYTKNKKRAIAVKKDLFKVRHLNTHLNDTIIYEVHIKLFTQNNNSLVEFPGQYKGFVEKIPYLKELGITAVEFLPVFEWDEYTGRYNANNELLENVWGYNPIGFFAPTKKFASEDSNSNFNEVIEIKELVNELHKNGIEVILDVVYNHTAESGNDGWVYNFKAMNNSGFYMLEKDGIEYKNFSGCGNTFNCNNIMSKDIILNSLKYWYLDIGVDGFRFDLAPILGRDENGQWGGHSVLNEIIQDPILSHCKLISESWDLGGYYVGDMPTGWSEWNGKYRDVIRRFIKGDFGQIPELLKRIFGSPDIFKRDNRSPYSSINFISCHDGFTLYDLVSYNTKHNFDNGENNQDGENFNNSYNWGEEGETDNLDIIALRKKLIKNFFLILMISQGVPMFLMGDECGRTQKGNNNAYCQDNTLTWFDWDRKKEFEDLYEFVKQMIKIRKTYSIFRKNSYWECEEDGRNDITLHGVKLNSPDFSYHSLSTAFELMDYEANTRFYIALNSYYDDLEFELPPLEEDKKWYKLIDTSENNSFNFSETPIDKLSYSVKARSSIILISK; this comes from the coding sequence ATGTTTAGTGTTGATTTTGGTTTTCCTGTATTAGGGGCAAATGTTCTTGACACAGGTATTAACTTTGGGATTTATTGTAAAAATAAGAAAAATATAGTATTAAATATCTTTGATTCAGCTGATGATACCACACCAGCTATTGTTTTAAAATTAGATGAAAAATTAAATAAAACAGGAGATATTTGGCATATTTTTTTAAGAGAAGGAAAAGAGGGTGTTATTTACTCTTGGAATATAGATGATGCTTTGGACCTACTAGATCCATATGCCCTATCTTATACTAAAAATAAAAAGAGAGCTATTGCTGTAAAGAAGGATCTTTTTAAGGTTAGACATCTCAATACCCATCTAAATGATACTATAATCTATGAAGTTCATATCAAATTATTTACACAAAACAATAACTCTTTGGTTGAATTTCCTGGCCAATATAAGGGATTTGTAGAGAAAATTCCATATCTGAAAGAATTGGGTATCACTGCTGTCGAGTTTTTACCTGTATTCGAATGGGATGAATACACAGGAAGATATAATGCTAATAACGAACTTTTAGAAAATGTTTGGGGATACAATCCTATTGGTTTCTTTGCTCCTACTAAAAAATTTGCTTCAGAAGATTCTAACTCAAATTTTAATGAGGTTATTGAGATTAAAGAGCTTGTTAATGAACTTCATAAAAATGGAATTGAAGTTATTCTAGATGTAGTCTATAACCATACTGCTGAAAGTGGTAACGATGGCTGGGTCTATAACTTCAAAGCTATGAATAACTCTGGATTTTATATGTTAGAAAAGGATGGAATTGAGTATAAAAACTTTTCTGGTTGTGGAAATACATTTAACTGTAATAATATAATGAGCAAGGATATTATTCTTAACTCCCTAAAATATTGGTATCTTGATATTGGAGTTGATGGATTTAGATTTGACTTAGCTCCTATTCTTGGAAGAGATGAAAATGGACAATGGGGAGGACACTCTGTATTAAATGAAATAATACAAGATCCTATCCTTTCTCACTGTAAATTGATCTCTGAAAGTTGGGATTTAGGTGGTTACTATGTTGGGGATATGCCAACTGGTTGGAGCGAATGGAATGGGAAATATAGAGATGTTATTCGTAGATTTATAAAAGGAGATTTTGGACAAATTCCTGAACTTTTAAAGAGAATTTTTGGTAGCCCTGATATTTTCAAAAGAGATAACCGTTCCCCATATAGTAGTATCAACTTTATAAGCTGTCACGATGGATTTACCCTGTATGATTTAGTTAGTTATAATACTAAACATAATTTTGATAATGGTGAAAATAACCAAGATGGAGAAAATTTTAATAATTCATATAACTGGGGAGAAGAGGGAGAAACGGATAATTTAGATATTATAGCTCTTCGGAAAAAATTGATAAAAAACTTTTTTCTAATTCTAATGATCTCTCAAGGAGTTCCTATGTTTTTGATGGGTGATGAGTGTGGAAGAACACAAAAAGGAAATAATAACGCCTATTGTCAAGATAATACTCTAACTTGGTTTGATTGGGATAGAAAAAAAGAGTTTGAAGATCTTTATGAATTTGTAAAACAGATGATAAAAATCAGAAAAACATACTCTATTTTTAGAAAAAATTCATACTGGGAGTGTGAAGAAGATGGTAGAAATGATATTACTCTTCATGGTGTCAAGTTAAATTCTCCAGATTTCTCATATCACTCTTTAAGTACTGCCTTTGAGTTGATGGATTATGAGGCTAATACTAGATTTTACATCGCTCTTAATTCATACTATGACGATTTAGAGTTTGAACTTCCACCCCTTGAAGAGGATAAAAAATGGTATAAATTAATAGATACTTCTGAAAATAATAGCTTTAATTTTTCTGAAACTCCAATTGATAAGCTATCTTACTCTGTAAAAGCAAGAAGCTCTATTATTTTAATCTCTAAATAG
- a CDS encoding ABC transporter ATP-binding protein, translating into MSEFQLEVKNISFSIGERKILNGINFKVRSGEIVGIIGPNGVGKTTILKSINGIIENIEGEILYNGKNIREYKKKELAKNISFMNQNTNIAFDFPCIDVVILGRYPYLKKFQEYSDEDILKAEEYMKKTDTLKFKDRMIKELSGGERQRVLFAKTLTQESKIVLLDEPTASLDMKYEEEIFSIIHKLKEEKRSVITIIHNLRLAIKYCTRLILVNNGKIIGDGIPENIITEENLRNIYGVEAKVYMNKFNNQLDFCLF; encoded by the coding sequence ATGAGTGAATTTCAATTAGAAGTAAAAAATATATCTTTTAGTATTGGAGAAAGAAAGATTTTAAATGGAATAAATTTCAAAGTGAGAAGTGGAGAGATAGTTGGAATAATTGGTCCAAATGGAGTTGGGAAAACAACTATTTTAAAAAGTATAAATGGAATAATTGAGAATATAGAGGGGGAAATTTTATATAATGGTAAAAATATAAGAGAGTATAAGAAAAAAGAATTAGCTAAAAATATTTCTTTTATGAATCAAAATACTAATATAGCTTTTGATTTTCCGTGCATAGATGTGGTGATTTTAGGAAGATACCCATATTTAAAGAAATTTCAAGAGTATAGTGATGAGGATATATTAAAAGCTGAGGAGTATATGAAAAAAACAGACACACTTAAATTTAAAGATAGAATGATAAAAGAATTATCTGGAGGAGAGAGGCAAAGAGTATTATTTGCTAAAACTCTTACACAAGAAAGTAAAATAGTACTATTGGATGAACCAACAGCTAGTTTAGATATGAAGTACGAAGAGGAAATTTTTTCAATAATTCATAAATTAAAAGAGGAAAAAAGAAGTGTAATAACCATAATTCATAATTTAAGGTTGGCTATTAAGTATTGTACAAGACTAATTCTTGTAAATAATGGAAAAATAATAGGAGATGGAATACCCGAAAATATAATTACTGAAGAAAATTTAAGAAATATTTATGGTGTAGAAGCAAAAGTATATATGAATAAATTTAATAATCAATTGGATTTTTGTCTGTTTTAA
- a CDS encoding ABC transporter substrate-binding protein: protein MKNLLKIMTLFLVIATLNFANDKKYNRIATINLSSDEMILNLVSSSRIVGLSGMITEDEDMSNVCNIAKSYTKIEGNIETLLNLEPDLVIGADWIKKEQLQQIEDSGIDTYIYKTPKTFEEQKEVILKLADLVEEKEKGIAITKNMDIRLKKLQKKIKLENKGILKIMLYTSLETTSGKETTFDEFLRLIGGINPVSEAGIIGEVKISKETLIDIDPDIIIVPIWKGHINSEEFMNFLVNDESFKNIRAVKNKKIYGIPFKKLSPTSQYMIDGIEYLGEKIYGLEREQDDNRKEI from the coding sequence GTGAAAAATTTATTAAAAATTATGACTTTATTTTTAGTCATTGCTACTTTAAATTTTGCAAATGATAAAAAATATAATAGAATAGCAACAATAAATTTAAGTAGTGATGAGATGATTTTAAATTTAGTTTCATCGAGTAGAATAGTTGGTTTGAGTGGTATGATAACAGAAGATGAGGATATGTCAAATGTTTGTAATATAGCTAAAAGTTATACCAAAATTGAAGGAAATATTGAAACCTTATTGAATTTAGAACCAGATTTAGTTATTGGAGCTGATTGGATAAAAAAAGAACAACTTCAGCAAATAGAGGATAGTGGAATAGATACTTATATATATAAAACACCCAAAACTTTTGAAGAACAAAAAGAAGTAATTTTAAAATTAGCAGATCTTGTTGAAGAGAAAGAAAAAGGAATAGCTATAACTAAAAATATGGATATTCGTTTAAAGAAATTACAAAAAAAAATAAAATTAGAAAATAAGGGTATACTCAAAATTATGTTATATACATCATTAGAGACAACTAGTGGAAAAGAAACAACATTCGATGAATTTCTTCGATTAATAGGAGGGATAAATCCAGTTTCTGAGGCTGGAATAATTGGAGAAGTAAAAATATCTAAAGAAACATTGATTGATATAGATCCAGATATTATAATAGTTCCTATTTGGAAAGGGCATATTAATTCAGAGGAATTTATGAACTTTTTAGTAAATGATGAAAGTTTTAAAAATATACGAGCAGTAAAGAATAAAAAAATCTATGGGATACCTTTTAAAAAATTATCTCCTACCTCTCAATATATGATAGATGGGATAGAATATTTAGGGGAGAAAATATATGGTTTGGAAAGAGAGCAAGATGATAATCGAAAAGAAATTTAA